ACCGGTCCGCCAGCTGCCAAAATCAACGCTGGATCGCCAATGGATGCACCCGCACTAGCGGCACCTCCGAAGGGAGATAAGGTTCTGCTCGGTGACTTGTACCGCACGGGACTATCTACGGGTACTGAGGGGTTGCCAGTGGTACTACTAACACTACTATCACCGGTAGGTGCTGCCGTAGCCGCTCCTGAGCTGCTTGGTTCACCATGGTACAATCGATGTTCCGTTTCGTCTCCCGCTCCACCATGACCACCGGCGGCACCAAGTACAGCCGGTGGCGTTACCAGTGCCCCACCGGTACCGTGCTCGTGCCGATTGTGACCTCGATTGCGCCGagccggtgtcggtggattGCTACTTCCACCGAGCTGTAGCAGACCTCCACTGGTACTTGGTCCGGCTGTCGGTCCTACGGTGTTACCATTCTCAATAACCGAATTCACCACCGTTTCCGGAATGAGCGGTTTATCAAGCAACGATGGTTGACTTCCGGCACCGCCCGTGCCCGTACCAATGCTAATCCCTTCGAAGTTACTCAgcaacggttgcagcagcagctgatcacCTTCCTCGTTTGGCAGATTGTTGCGAGCCGCGGCCGGGATACTCCGATCGGTGCTGGAAGAGATAAcgggaccggtggtggtagcggccgcagcagctgctgcctcTCTTGCCAATCGCGTTCGCTCGTACTCCACGATAATCTCTTTGATCTGAGGACTCGCTATCCAATCCAGCACGCGAGCCCCTTTCAGATTCACGTCCAGAGGGCATCCTTCACTGGCCAGGAAGCACAGCAGCGCGTACATTAATCGATTGTCACTGACGGTGTCGGCAAGCGATAGGTAGATGTCGTGTATCTTCGGAGCCTCTGCTGGCGACACTTCCTGAACCAGGTTCGCCTTCTTGATGATGCACAGATGCATCGCATTGTCACCGTCCTCATCACGCGCCCGGATATCGCAGCCCAGATCGACCAGCTTCTCGATCGCAGCCGTATGGCCCTGCGAGACGGCCAGCAGGAACGGTGTCTGGCTTCGATTGTTGCGTATGTTCACGTCCGCCTGACCCTCGCGAAccaacacctccaccaccttcgAGTGTCCGTTTAGGGCGGCCAGATGAAGCGCCGAAAAGCCATCGTCCTTGCGCACGTTCACCAGCTGCCGTGCCAAGCGGATGATGTGCCGAGCAGCATGAACATTGCCCTTCAGCGATGCATGGTGCAACGCATTGAAGCCACGGTTGTTTCGTATCGTTAGATCGAGCGTCGGACAGGCGCACAGTAGCTCTACCACCTCCGTGTTCTCCTTGCCGATCGCATCGTGCAGTGCGGTATCACCGTACGCATCCTGCACGTTCACGTTGGCACCGAACTCGAGCAGTACCTTCACACAGTGCGGTGGCTTCTTGTGGGCCGAGATGTGCAGTGCCGAGCAGTGAGAAGAGTTCAGCACATCGATGCTTGCATTGTGTTGCAGCAGAACGCGCATCACCTCGGGTTGATTACCGAAAGCGGCATAGTGCAACGTCGAATCACCTTCCTTGTCGACGACGTTCACGTTGGCACCGAGCAGAAGCAGATACTTGACAATCTCCACATGGCCCTGGTGAGCGGCCACTTGGAGGCACGTTTTACCACCACTCACACAGTCAACCGCTTCCGGATTCATTCTGCAAGGAGAAGACATTCCCGGTTAGTAGGGTGATCTCGATAGGCGATCACAACCGCTGAGTcggttattgttgtttttgttgttgtgccacTTACCCCAGATAGTTCTGAACAAAGTCCATATTGCCCTGAGATGCTTCCCGTACCAAACGGTCGGCCGCCGAGCTGCCGGAAAGTCCCGACAGTGGCGTCATGTGGTGCTCGTTCGTACGCTGATTGCTGAGGTCCATCATGCTATTCGAACGCTCGGTGGCCGCAGCATGCGATACCGAGGATCGCTCCAGCTTCACACACTTCGGGTTCACTGTCCAAGCCATATCCTCGTCCAGCTGGTGCACCCGCAGATCCCCATCACTGTAGATCTTGATCACCTTGCCCGACTTCCCCAGCACGTTGTGCATCGTTTCGATCCACTCACCGTGGCCCTTCTGTAGCTGCTGCATCTTCGCCGCGTCGCCAATGAAAGTGACGATGTCGCCGATATTGAAGCTGAAGATTTTCATCAGGGCCGCTGGATGGAAGGTCCAGCGATTGGCACAGCCCTCGTACTGCACCCGGATGTCACCTTTATCCGTGATCCGGTGCACGATACCGATCTTTGGCAGATATTCGGCCATCCGCGGATTCCACCCGCCATGGCCCTGCTGCAGCGTTTTCAGTCGCTCCTCGGAGATGTTCACCTGCACTCGATCGCCAACGTAGAAATGTGAACGCACCGGTGGCGATACCGGTTGCTGTTCCTCGGGTTGGCCTGTACGCGAAAAATACGGCCATATTGATTACTCAGTTCCACGATCACGCGTTTAAACTGAACGCCACATTGGTCGTGGACCACGTGCGACCGGTCACTTACCTAATACTGGCATGTGGTCCTTGTAGTAATAACCACCGACGGCTGGCTGAACGTACCGCAGATCGACGTTACCCTTGTGGCCGAGCCGGTACACGTTGGTTGAGCCCGATGTCCACGCTACACTCGCAACACTACGACAGGATTCGTTGTCCCAGCCACGAATTTCCATTACACGACCTGTTTTGCCTGGACCACCGTCCTGATTATTCCATTCCCAGTCGGGACCGCGCGTTACTCTTGCACCAACAAAGATCCCTTTCAGCTGCACCTTCACTGCTCCCTTGCGCGGCGGTACACGGATGCTGCGAGAATGATAGTCAAAGCGTTAGTGATGGATGCTTTTATGCTGACACCGCAACAGGGTAGACCAGATAATCAGCTGTTGTTGTATGTATTGGGTAGGTAAGCGAGTGTGCGTGCATGGCACcatgagtgagtgtgtgtgtgtgagtgtgcgtctGCGGATGCTGGGGTTTTTCTCAAGCGGGAGCGCCGAAGGTATCACCGCGCGAATGCAGCTATTGGACATGAAATTCCCCCAAAGAACTACCCACGAAAGGGAAACATCTTGTGTTTTCCGTATGGTACTGAGTGTACACAGCAGCCGAGCACCCTCTTCGCTCGACTATTTCCGCTTCGAGCAGACCTCTATTGCCTGAGGGGATTCCTTGCTTGAGGGAGAAAACGTCTgttgggaaatgggaaacttTCCCTCGTCTCCTGAGCCTCCTTTCCAAAACCGAGACACGTCCCATACGGACAcacaggaaaaagggggcgGAATGCCGTCTACAGCCGCTGTCCGCCATGCGTGTTTGCATGTATTTTTAGCGTCGGAGAGGGGTGACGACAGATGACAAAAAGCTCGAAATCACGAGAATACGAATCGTATGATGAGCATACGATGCGGATGATGGAAAACCCTTAGCAGGGATTGGACGTGGCGTTTTAAACCATTGCAGTATGTGCTTACAGTCATTTAAAGTTCCAAACTATTTGTAGTTAATATCGAAGAGAAATGTATGAATACTGATTCCATAATTAAGTACACAGAAGCAGGAAATAGCTTTCACGAGAAAATATCGTTGCGATGATATAGGTAGATTACTCATATGCCTTCCTTCTTAAGAATTGCCAACTCTTGGAAACAAGAACGCGTGTTACGTGAATGACTCATAATGATCCAGCTCCTCCAGAACTCATCCATTCCAGAACATCTGAGTCTGCTCTCGGTGttgattgaaac
The sequence above is a segment of the Anopheles darlingi chromosome 2, idAnoDarlMG_H_01, whole genome shotgun sequence genome. Coding sequences within it:
- the LOC125960029 gene encoding E3 ubiquitin-protein ligase MIB2, translating into MLAPGIRVARGPDWIWQDQDDGEGHVGTLCEIGRSGSTHSPDKTVVVNWDSGHRTNYRVGYHKQYDLIVIDNAQIGVKHPNIICDGCSKAGIAGIRFRCAECPYYDLCATCYGNDVHDLEHPFIRFQTANSVGIRVPPRKGAVKVQLKGIFVGARVTRGPDWEWNNQDGGPGKTGRVMEIRGWDNESCRSVASVAWTSGSTNVYRLGHKGNVDLRYVQPAVGGYYYKDHMPVLGQPEEQQPVSPPVRSHFYVGDRVQVNISEERLKTLQQGHGGWNPRMAEYLPKIGIVHRITDKGDIRVQYEGCANRWTFHPAALMKIFSFNIGDIVTFIGDAAKMQQLQKGHGEWIETMHNVLGKSGKVIKIYSDGDLRVHQLDEDMAWTVNPKCVKLERSSVSHAAATERSNSMMDLSNQRTNEHHMTPLSGLSGSSAADRLVREASQGNMDFVQNYLGMNPEAVDCVSGGKTCLQVAAHQGHVEIVKYLLLLGANVNVVDKEGDSTLHYAAFGNQPEVMRVLLQHNASIDVLNSSHCSALHISAHKKPPHCVKVLLEFGANVNVQDAYGDTALHDAIGKENTEVVELLCACPTLDLTIRNNRGFNALHHASLKGNVHAARHIIRLARQLVNVRKDDGFSALHLAALNGHSKVVEVLVREGQADVNIRNNRSQTPFLLAVSQGHTAAIEKLVDLGCDIRARDEDGDNAMHLCIIKKANLVQEVSPAEAPKIHDIYLSLADTVSDNRLMYALLCFLASEGCPLDVNLKGARVLDWIASPQIKEIIVEYERTRLAREAAAAAAATTTGPVISSSTDRSIPAAARNNLPNEEGDQLLLQPLLSNFEGISIGTGTGGAGSQPSLLDKPLIPETVVNSVIENGNTVGPTAGPSTSGGLLQLGGSSNPPTPARRNRGHNRHEHGTGGALVTPPAVLGAAGGHGGAGDETEHRLYHGEPSSSGAATAAPTGDSSVSSTTGNPSVPVDSPVRYKSPSRTLSPFGGAASAGASIGDPALILAAGGPVVAPFVPSSKQHISRRQYMTDKNATTVAAAAAAAATTTCSSPTTAPAAVAGGIMSPAAAAGSGAPSIPFPCTVPRECIVCNETLQLIVFDPCQHQIACEDCGMRMKKCLTCGMHIERRVTVAGVPLYCGKDGRQPSADRLRYLESKIMEIEETHCCSICMERRRNVAFLCGHGSCSKCAETLKICHMCRKTITKKINLY